The Candidatus Methylomirabilota bacterium nucleotide sequence GCGGTTTCCTCTCGGCCGAGCAGCACTGGCGGGTCAGCGAGCTCAAGAAGCTCAAGCTGATCGCGAAGGATCGCATGGAGGCGATGGTCCGACAGGCCCGCGCCTCCGCGCACGCCTGACCGCGCCCCAGGCGTTCGCCGGCTCACATGGGTTCCTCACGGGGGAGCGCGGGCTTCCGCGGTCTCTCCCATCTCACCCCCGCGGGGGACGCACGGATGGTGGACGTCTCCGCCAAGGCGGAGACGGCCCGTGAGGCGGTCGCGCGCGCGACCCTGAAGGTCAAGCCCGCGACGCTGGCGGCGGTGCGAGCGGGCCAGATGGCCAAGGGCGACGTGCTCGGCGTCGCCCGCACCGCGGGCATCATGGCCGCCAAGCGCACGCCCGATGTCATTCCCCTCTGCCATCCGCTCCGCATCACCGGCGTGGACGTGACGTTCGCGCTCGACTCCCGCGCCTCGACGATCACGGTGGAGGCGCGCGTGCGCACCGTGGACAAGACCGGGGTGGAGATGGAAGCCCTCACCGCGGCGGCGGTGGCGAGCCTCACCGTTTACGACATGGTGAAGGCGGTGGATCGCGGCGTCACCATCACCAATCTCCGCCTCATCGCGAAGTCGGGCGGGAAGTCGGGAACTTGGAGGGCGAGGTGAGCAACGGTCTCCGGTGCGAGCCGAGCGAAATCCAGGAGTCGGGCGAGGTGAGCAACGGTCTCCGGTGCGAGCCGAGCGAAATCCAGGAGTCG carries:
- the moaC gene encoding cyclic pyranopterin monophosphate synthase MoaC produces the protein MGSSRGSAGFRGLSHLTPAGDARMVDVSAKAETAREAVARATLKVKPATLAAVRAGQMAKGDVLGVARTAGIMAAKRTPDVIPLCHPLRITGVDVTFALDSRASTITVEARVRTVDKTGVEMEALTAAAVASLTVYDMVKAVDRGVTITNLRLIAKSGGKSGTWRAR